In Phycisphaerae bacterium RAS1, the genomic window AACTCGGATTTGTTCCAGGAGGCCAGAAGCACCTCCGCGTCACGTTCCTTGTTTTTTTGAGGGAGATTGAAACGATGAAGAAGCTTTTGACGACTCTTGCAGTTGTGGCCTTCTCGGCTGCCGCTGCACAGGCTCAGACAGCCGCGTCGCGTTGGTTCCTGTCGACCGACGGCCTGTCGGACGGCGGCAACGTGAACAGCCCGGCGGTCGCCCCGGCGAACCTGGCCGGCCTGTCGAACCCGACGCTCGACACGACCGTGTCGACCCGCCTGTACCTGTGGCTGAACGTCACCACCGGCGGCCGCATCTGGAACGGTTTCCAGAACTACCAGGTCGAAGTCCGCGGCGGCACCGCCACGGCCACCGTCACGATTTACAATCTGCCGATGGTCGTTGACTTCGGCGATGACGGCGCGCCCGGTGGCGGCGACGACGTCACCCAGAACCGCTGGGCGTCGACGAACAATGGCTCCGGCCAGGGTTCGCAGAATGTGACCGGCATCACGATGTTCACCGTCGGTGGCATCGGCGCCCGTAATACGGCTCTCCCGCTGGGCGGCGACCCGCACTTCATCAACCCGGCCGGCAACGCGAACGATGCGATCCTCCTGGGTCAAATCGATTTCAGCGCTGGCGGCACCGGCTCGGTGTACATCCACCACGCTCTCGCCTCCGCGGCCACGGCCACGGGCGGCGTCGCCACCGCGAACACGTTCGTTCGCCTTGGCTTCGGCGATGAAGGCGAGGTCTTCTCGGGCGGTTCTGGCGGCAAGACGTCGATCGCGGAAGCGACCCTGACGCCCGAGCCGGCCAGCCTGGCCCTCCTCGGCCTCGCGGCCCTTGCTCTGCGTCGTCGCTAGACCCTAACGAACGGTAGAGTCTCACACACGGCTATCCGGAAGCCCGACGCAAGTCGGGCTTCTCTTTTTGTCCACCCGAGCCGCGACCGTCTTTCCGAGCCGCGACCGTCTTTCCGAGCCGCGACCGTCTTTCCGAGCCGCGACCGTCTTTCCGAGCCGCGACCGTGAGGGAGCGGTTCTTCGAGCCCTCCGCGCCGCACCAATTCTGACTACCCGCCCAACCTCACCCGCCGCCGCGCTCGCTTGCGCTTCGCGTTCGGACCGACCCGGACGGCGCGAAAACTCCGCGAAGACCCCGCGAAAGCCGCCGATGGCCGACGCGACCGTCCACTTCCTCAACGGTCCGCACGCGCTCGAATTCCCGCCTGAGCCGGGGCGAAGTCCGGATCCAACTGAAGCGCTCGCTCGAAGCTCCGGCGCGCCTCCGCCGATCTCCCCTGCGCGGCCAAGGCATGGCCGACGTAGACATGCATCGCCGCCAGGTCCGGCCGCAGCCGGCACGCTTCCCGATAGTGATCCAGCGCGCTTGTGAATTGCTGCTGGGCCATGCACAGCGCGCCCAGGTTCTGATGCGCTAAAAACGCGTACGATGGATGCTCTCGCAGCACGCGGCGGTATTGGTCGGCGGCCTCGTCGAGGCGTCCGCGATACGCCAGCACGTTTCCGACCCCCATCATCGCCGGCGCGTAGTCCGGCTTCTGTTCGAGCGCCCGCTTGAATGCGGCATCAGCGTCGGCCAGGCGATCCAGCCGGGCCAGTTCGTTTGCCAGGAAGTTCCAGCTTCGCCAGTTGCCCGGTCGCACGGACGTGGCTGAAGTCCAGATCGCAAGTGCGGAGTCATAATCGCTGTTTCGTCGGACGGTTGCCGCGCCGAGCGAGACGATCAGCAGGCCCGCGAGCGTCGGGCCGACCAGCCGCGCCGCCGCGCCGCCGCGTAACGCCCGCCCCGCCCGCCAGAGCGCAAAGCCAACGAGAACGCATGGAGCAAGCAGCGGCAGGTACATGCGATACTCACAGGCGATCTCGCGGATGGGCAGGACGCTCGAAGAGGGCGCGAGCGTGGCAAAAAACCACGCGCCGCACAGCGAAACCGGGCTGCGCCGATAGAGCCCCCAAGCCGTGGCTGCGAGAAGCGCCAGAACAAGCAATCCAGGCAGCAGCACGTCCCCGGGCGAACCAGCGATCGGCCAGTCGTAATAATCGACGCATTGCGGCCACGGCCACACGACCAGTCGCAGATAGTGGACAATCACGCCCGCCTGCGTAAGCAAGTACGTCCAGCTTGTCAGTCCTTCCAGCCCAAAGCCGGTCGTCACGCCGCGCGGACTTGAGACCACGAGCGCCGCCAGCACCGCCCACGTCGCCGCCAGCCCGCAATAGAGCCGCCAGCGCGCCCGTAGCGCGCTCGCGAACGTCCCCGAGACAAGGCTGCGGTCGAGCAGCAGCAGAACTAGCGGCGCCGTGACCATCGTCTCCTTGGTCGCCATCCCCAGCGCGCACGCCGCAACCGCGACAATCTGCCAGCGCCGCCTGGCGCGAGCCTCGTCGTAGGAAAGCAGCTCGCCGGCGCTCGGCGCCATGCCGCCGCGCACCGCGGCGTAGAGCGTGAGCGCGTAGAACATCCCCATCAGCGATTCGCAGCGCTTGGCGATGTAGGTCACGCTTTCGGTCTGAAGCGGATGAACCGCCCAGAGCAGCGCGGATGCCAGTGCGATCGGCAGCGCCGCGCCCGGCCAGCGAATGGCGAAAATCGGCCAGGACAGAAGACGACGCAGAAACCCGAACAGCAATAGCGCCGTCAAAGCGTGAATTGCGATGTTGACCAGGTGATAGCCGACCGTGCTGCGCACGCCATCCACGGCGTAGTTGAGGGCGAAACTGAGGCTGAGTACCGGCCGTCCGCTCGTCAGCGTGTCGGGCGGAGCCGTCAGGAAGCGCGAGAGCGGCCAGAGCCGCCGCAGGTGCGGCGCCTCCACGATGCCTTCGACGTCGTCGAATATGAATGGCGAGGATGCCGAACGGACGTACGCCGCAAGAACGACCGCGACGATCAGAAATCGCGCCGTCAGCAGCGCGCCCGGCGACGCCGAATTCGCCGTGGTGTTGTGCGCAGGTCGCGAAGCGACGTGGTCTCGCATCGGCGGGACTGTATCGGTCGTGCCTACGGTTCACAACATAGCACCCAAGCTGGACCAGTAGGGCGCATTCCGATAGACGTTGCGATAGGCGGCGTCTTTCCGAACCCGCCGCGCCAAGCGGCGGGTTGACGATCGCTAGCGATCGGCGTCCCACAGACCGCGTACGTCACCCGGCCGCTTGGCGCGGGGGGTTCGGACGGATCGCCGCCTGAAACCGGATGCACCCTGACCACGTCCGCCCGCGGCCGTTTGCCATCGACCGGCGGCGGGGCGATACTGATCCCATCCAGGTGCGCGTGCGATCCTCGTACGGGCCGCGGCGCGATACGCCTGACCCGGACCAGCCGCCATGACGCGCCGCAACCAGGACTTCATGCTCGGCACGGTCATCCTGGCGATGCTCGCCCTGTTCCTGGGCACGTTCCTGTTCCTCTATCCGCTGGCGCGCGTCGGCGGACAACTCATCACCGTCCACTTTCCGAGCACGATGTACGTCGCACCGCTCACGGCCGGCAGCCCGGTGATGATCAGCGGTGCGATCCAGATCGGCGCGGTCAAATCCGTCGCGCTGCAACAGGTCGCCACGCCGCAACTCGAGCGCGCCGCCGGCGGTCCGCTGGTTGAGACCGTCATCGTCGTCATCGCCGACATCAACGAGAACGTCCCGCTCAACATGGATTGCATCTTTGCGACCGATCAGCCGCCGGTCGGCGGCGGCGGCATGCTGGTTCTGCTGGACGTCGGCACGCCCGGCAAGCCCCTGCCGCCCGGCACGCCGATCCGCGGCCAGCCCGCGGCAAGCCTGAACGCGGCCATCGGGCAGCTCTCGCGGCGGCTGCTGGCGCCCGGCGGCATGGTCGATCGCATCGACGTGATGCTGGACCCCCGCTCCGAAGGCTCGGCGATGTTCAAGGTGTACGCCAGCCTCAACGACCTGAACGCCATGACGGCCGAGCTCCGAAACCAGCTTACGCCGTCCGAGCGGCTGACGCTCCTGGGAAAGCTGAACGGCCTGCTCGACGACCTGAACGCGACCACCGGCGCGCTGCGCGAGCAAACGTCGCTGGGCAACGGCGCGGGCCTGCTGACGAAGGTGCATTCCGCGTTTGACAAGGTCAGTGAAGGCCTGAGCGAGGCGACCGAGCTGCTCAAGAGCAGCAAGCCGCCGCTGCTGGGCGCGCTGGCGAGCATCGAACGGGCGACGGCGACGCTCGAACGCGACATGATCACGCCGCTGGCGGCCGAATTCCGCCGCGACGACGCCGCCGCGCTGCTCGCCAAGCTGCACGTCGCGATGGACTCGGTGACGTCGTCGCTGGCGGAGCTGGAAAAGGCGGCCGGCGCCGGGCAGCGGCTGGTGGCGTTGAACGCCCCGGCGGTGGAGGAGACGCTCGAGAACGTGCGCGAAATGAGCGAGGAGCTGCGCCGCGCCAGCCTGGAAGTGCGCCTGAATCCGTCCAAGTTGATCTGGGGCCCGGAGCCGGAGCAGAAACAGAAAACGCCCGTGTTTGAGGCGGCACGCAATTTCGCCGAAGCCGCCACGCAACTCGACCAGGCCGCGGCCCGGCTCGAGGCGGTGTGGGCGGCGTCGGAGAGCCGCGGCAGCGCCGCCGCCGACGCCGACCTGCAGATGATCCGCGACGCGGTGAAGGCGTCCTTCGAGCGTTTCCGCCGCGCCGAAACCTATCTCTATGACAAGATGAAATAAGGCGGCGGCGCATGCCCGAGCTGCACGACCTCTTGATTGTCGGCGGCGGGCCGGCCGGGGCGGCGGCGGCGCTGCGCGCCCGGCAGCTCGGCCTCGACGTGGTCATCCTCGACAAGCACACTTTTCCCCGCGCGCGCGCCTGCACCGGTTGGATCGGTCCGCACGGCGTGGCCCTGTCGGGCGAGTGCGGGTTGACGGCCAGAAAAGCCGGGGCGACCGAGTTTTCCGCGATCACGCTTCATTCGTGGGATTTCAAGCGCCGGGCGCAGATCAAGGACCCGTCATTCCGCGGCTGGCTGGTCGACCGGTCCGCATTTGATCACGCGCTGCTGAAATGCGCCCAGAAGGCCGGCGCCGTCGCCAGGCTCGCCACCGACTGCACCGGGTTGCGGCTCGGCGAAACGTCGGCCAGCGTCCTTACTGGGTCCGCCGGTGAATTCGCGGCCCGCGTCGTGTTCGTCGCCGACGGCAGCGGATCCGAGATCATGCGCATTTCCGGCGTAACCGGGGTTGCGGCGACCTCCGCGCATGCGGCGCTCGTGGATTGTGAGAGCGCTGTTTCAGAATCAGGGATCGAAGTCGTCCTGGGCGCCCGGCGCGTTACGCACTTGGCCACGCTGGTTCGCATCGGGAAAACAGCCCGCGTGTCGCTGCTGACGCGCGATGCATCGGCGCCTGCCGCTGAGCAGCTTGGCGAGCTGATCGCCGGCGGCCGGGGCGCCCTGCGGCTGGGTGACGCGCTGGGCAAGATCATCGGGGCGCCGAGCGTCGCCGGCGCCGCGCTGGACATCGAGTCGCACGTCGGCAAGCGGACCCTCCTGATCGGCGACGCGGGCGGCTTCGTCTCCGCCTTCAGCCACGAAGGGGTCTATCCGGCGATGAAGAGCGGCTGGATTGCAGCCCAGGTCGCGGCCCGCGCGCTGCAAGCGCCGCTGCTGCAGGACGAGCTGGCGGGCTTTGGCGCGGCGTGGCGCGTCGAGCTGGCCGAGTACCTGCGGATGCCGAATACCGATCTGTCGCTGCTGGCGCCGCTGGTGTTCAGCAACGCGCAGATGTCCAAGCGCGTCGCGGCGGCGTTCCTCCTGGGGCAGGGATTCTGACCAACTGCGGCGGCGCGCGCGGGCCGTCGGCATAAATCACGGCTCGCCGTACAATCATGCGCCGACTTTGAACGGAGAGCGCTTGAAGATCGATCTCGACAAACTCACGATCGTCCACTACCCCGACCCGCGGCTGCGCACGCCCTGCCAGTCCATCACGCATTTCGGCGACTGGATCGACCGGCTCGCCGAGCGCATGCGCGCGATCCTGAAGGAGTCGAAGGGCGTCGGCCTTGCGGCGCCGCAGGTCGGACTGCCGATCCGCCTCTTCATCATGAACATGACCGGCGAGGAGAAGGACGCCGAGACGTTCGTCAATCCCGTGCTGCGTAACCTGCGCGGGACGATTGAAGCGGAGGAAGGCTGTCTTTCGATGCCGCAGATTCACGTCCAGGTGCGCCGCGCCGCGACCTGCACGCTCTCCGCCCAGGACGCACGCGGAAACCCGGTCGAAATGGACGGCGCCGAATGGCGCTGCCGCGTCTGGCAGCATGAAACCGATCATCTCAACGGCGTGCTGATTACCGATCGCATGGGCCCCGGCGACCGCATCGCGACACGCCGCCAGCTCATGGAGCTGGAGCGAGCGTTCAAGGCGACCCGCGCCGGGGCATCGAGCCTGTAGGAAAACCGGAGAGTGCGGGCGTCCGCGCGTGGGAACAAATTGGGTGGGACGGGCGTCTCGCCCGTCCCCGCGGTCTTACGAACGGGCAAGATGCCCGTTCCACCCGAAGAAGTTCGCAGGCTCTCCCGCACGCAATCCCCCTGGCTCAGACGGTCGTGCGCCCGAGCCGGCCGCCGATCCGCTATTTTTTTGCCGCCGCCTTCGCGGCCACTTTCGCCACGACGGGCTCCGGCTCCGGTTCAAACAGCCGCGCCGTCGGCGCACGCGGCGGCAGGCTGCGCAGTGCGATCAGGCAGATGACGGCGATGGCGGTGAAACAGATCGCGAGGAACTGGGAAATTGTGAAGATTCCGAAGACGTCCTTCGGATTGTCCACGCGCACGGTCTCGAGCAGCCAGCGCGAGGTCGGCTCCACCAGGAACAGCGCGCAGATCACCTGTCCGTCGCGCGTGCGGCGTTTGTAAAGCTCGTTTAGCGCGAAGGCCAACAGCACCAGCCCGGCCGTGGCATAGAGCTGGGCCGGATGCACCGTTGACGACGTATGCGGCGCGGCCAGCGCCCGCATCTGCTCGATCGTAAGACCGTATTTCTTCATGTTGTGCCGCACATCGCCGAACTTGCCGGCGAAACTCAGCGCGTCGAGCTTCGTTTGCAGCTCTTCGCGCTCAGCCGGGTCAGTCGCGCTCTTCAGCTTCTGCCGAAGCTCGACCTCCTTCTGGTCCAGCTTGCCCTGCTCGCGCTCGGCCGCCGCCAGCTCCTGCGGCGTCGCCGCCAGGCTCTCGCGCGAGATCGGGTTCGGGATTCCCTGCGGGAAGTAGATCAACTCCTGCGGCAGCCCGGTGCCCGGCTCGCGGGCGGCCCAGTGCTCAACCATGGCGTTGCTGCCGTAGGGGAACTGCACGGTCCACGGCAGCGTGCACACGCCGCCCCAGCAGCAGCCGTTCAGAAAACAGCCGACGCGTCCAAACGCCTGCCCCAGCGCCACCGACGGCGCGATGATGTCGAGGTACCAGCGGGTCGAGTGCTTCCAGCGCCAGAAGTAATAGAGCACGCCCACCGTCGCCAGCAGGAAGCCGCCATAGAACTCCAGCCCGCCCTTGCTGACGTCGAGTATCTCCCAGAGGCGCCGCTGCCAGGTGGGGAAGATCATGTAGTGATCCCAGTAGTGGATCACGTACATCGCGCGGCAACCGACGATCCCGCCGATCAGGCCGATGAAGCCGCAGTTCAGAATCACGTCCGGATTGGCGCCGGACCGCTCGGCCCGCTTGACCGCCCACCAGATTCCCAAAAGAAAGCCCAAAGTCAGCATCAGCCCATAGCCGGGCACGCTGAAACCCAGGAACTTGAAGACGACAGGCATCATGCGGATTCAGGCCCTCGCGAACCGTCCCGGCAACCACGAACCGACTCTGTAGCGTCGGCACTCCGTGGCCGACGCCGAATTCGGGTGATGCTTGGACACACCGTCGGCCACAGAGGGCCGACGCTACCAGAGACCGCCGAGGTCGAATCCTATGCTCCCGCCTCGCGCGGGTCTACCCGAATGTTGTCGATCAGCCGCGTCGCGCCGAAGCGCACCGCCGCCGCAATCAGCACGGCGCGCTCAACGTGTTCCACCGGCTGGAGTGTTTCCGCATCCACAACGCTGAGGTAGTCCACCGCCGTCGGTCGCACCGCCGTGACCACGGCGGCCATATGTCGCTCGAGCGCGTCGGCGCGCCGCTCTCCGGCCGCGATCTCCGTGCGCGCCGCCTGCAACGCCCGGCTGATCGCCGTCGCCCGCCGGCGTTCATCCTCGGACAAATACGCGTTGCGGCTGCTGAGCGCCAGACCGTCCGCTTCGCGCACGATCGGACAGCCGATCACGTCCACCGGCATATCCAGATCGCGGACCATCTGGCGGATGACCGCCAGTTGCTGGGCGTCCTTTTCTCCAAAGTAGGCCGCGTCGGGCCGGACGATGTTCAGCAGCTTCGCCACGACGGTGGCGACGCCGTCGAAGTGTCCCGGCCGAAACGGTCCGCAGAGCGTGTCGGTCAGCTTCGCGACGTGAATCACCGTCACCGCGCCGGGCGGGTACATGTCCTCAACCGATGGGAGAAAGACCGCGTCGACCCGCGCCGCGCGGCAGATGCCCAGGTCGCCTTGCTCGTCGCGCGGGTAACGGGCGAAGTCCTCGCCGGGGCCGAATTGCAGCGGATTGACGAAAATGCTGACGACGACGAATGCGCCGTCGCGCTCGGCCGCGTCGATGAGCGAGACATGTCCGCGATGCAGCGCGCCCATCGTCGGCACAAAACCGATCCGGCGCTCGGCCCGGCGGGCGGCGTCGATACAGGCGCGCGTGTCGTGAATCGTGCGAAGTTCGTTCATCGTCCCGGCCGAACACATGGGTAGGGTGGGTTGAGCAAAGCGAAACCCACCATCATCGCTTCTGCCTGTGACCGCTCCGACGGGTGCTTTGTTTCGCTCCGGTCGCGGTGGGTTTCGCTTCGCTCAACCCACCCTACCGCGACCGCCTGCCGCCACCGCTACCGCTTCTCGATCTTCGGCTTGTTCTCCAGCGTCTGCGACACATACGTATAAAACTGCCGCTCCTCCGGCGTGCCCGCCGTGCGGTTCACGATCTTGCCGGTCGCATCAAGAACCAAGAACAGCGGCTGATTCTCGTAACCATAGCGCAGGGCCGTTTCGTCGTTGCGGCGGACCGCTTTGCGGACGCAAACCATCTGCGCCAGGGGCACGCGCGCCCAACGTTTGGTGAATACTTCGCGCTCATTCCGCTCAGCCGCGGGCGTACCCGCCTCGTACAAGTACACGAGGATGAGCTGCTGGTGCGGAGCCGCCGATTGGAGGGCCAGCGCAATGTCGCCCTCGATCCAGCCCACCGGCGGCCCGCCCTGGCTGCGCAGCTCGTTCACCGCGTATCCACCGCCAAAGAGCACCAGCACCGCGATCCACAACCACCACGGCGCCCGCCGGCGCGCCGGCGGCTCACGCGGCGGAGCTTCGGATGTGTTCAGTTCGCTGCTCAAATTGATTTCGCGCGAATGTAGCTGCGCCCGGCGGCAGCCGCAACTATGCCAGGCAGACGCCGCCGGGCCGTTTGTCCGAACCCGCCGCGCCAGGCGGACGGTTGACGATCGTAGGCCAGCGGCGCCTCACAGGCCGGGGACGTCAACCCGCCGCTTGGCGCGGCGGGTTCGGACGGATAACCCCGCTGCTTGGCGCAGCGGGTTCGGAAATCACCGACCGATGCCGTGGGCGTATTCAATCATGTACACGCCGCGCTGGTCGATCCCGATCCGCGCCGTCCCTCCGCCCGGCACACGCTCCAGAGCCTCCGACACGCGGCTGATGGTCGGGCCTTCGTCGCCCGCGTGCGGCCAGCGCTGCAAAATGCGAATAATCGATGCGCCGATCCAGCCGTGTGCATCGCGAATGAGCTTCTCGCCCTCAACGGCGGTCAGCTCATCGGCGACGGCCCGCAGCGTGTCAATCGGCCCGCTGCCTTCCAGCCGCGCAAGATGTGGGTCGATCTCGGCCCGGAAGCGCACGCCCGTCTCGACCTTGAAGCCGTAGTGGCGCTCGAAGCGCGTCGTCTGCAGCTTGGCCGCGATGCGCTGGTCGCGCGTCAACAGCACCACAAT contains:
- a CDS encoding tetratricopeptide repeat protein, whose translation is MRDHVASRPAHNTTANSASPGALLTARFLIVAVVLAAYVRSASSPFIFDDVEGIVEAPHLRRLWPLSRFLTAPPDTLTSGRPVLSLSFALNYAVDGVRSTVGYHLVNIAIHALTALLLFGFLRRLLSWPIFAIRWPGAALPIALASALLWAVHPLQTESVTYIAKRCESLMGMFYALTLYAAVRGGMAPSAGELLSYDEARARRRWQIVAVAACALGMATKETMVTAPLVLLLLDRSLVSGTFASALRARWRLYCGLAATWAVLAALVVSSPRGVTTGFGLEGLTSWTYLLTQAGVIVHYLRLVVWPWPQCVDYYDWPIAGSPGDVLLPGLLVLALLAATAWGLYRRSPVSLCGAWFFATLAPSSSVLPIREIACEYRMYLPLLAPCVLVGFALWRAGRALRGGAAARLVGPTLAGLLIVSLGAATVRRNSDYDSALAIWTSATSVRPGNWRSWNFLANELARLDRLADADAAFKRALEQKPDYAPAMMGVGNVLAYRGRLDEAADQYRRVLREHPSYAFLAHQNLGALCMAQQQFTSALDHYREACRLRPDLAAMHVYVGHALAAQGRSAEARRSFERALQLDPDFAPAQAGIRARADR
- a CDS encoding 2-octaprenyl-6-methoxyphenyl hydroxylase: MPELHDLLIVGGGPAGAAAALRARQLGLDVVILDKHTFPRARACTGWIGPHGVALSGECGLTARKAGATEFSAITLHSWDFKRRAQIKDPSFRGWLVDRSAFDHALLKCAQKAGAVARLATDCTGLRLGETSASVLTGSAGEFAARVVFVADGSGSEIMRISGVTGVAATSAHAALVDCESAVSESGIEVVLGARRVTHLATLVRIGKTARVSLLTRDASAPAAEQLGELIAGGRGALRLGDALGKIIGAPSVAGAALDIESHVGKRTLLIGDAGGFVSAFSHEGVYPAMKSGWIAAQVAARALQAPLLQDELAGFGAAWRVELAEYLRMPNTDLSLLAPLVFSNAQMSKRVAAAFLLGQGF
- the def gene encoding Peptide deformylase, with translation MKIDLDKLTIVHYPDPRLRTPCQSITHFGDWIDRLAERMRAILKESKGVGLAAPQVGLPIRLFIMNMTGEEKDAETFVNPVLRNLRGTIEAEEGCLSMPQIHVQVRRAATCTLSAQDARGNPVEMDGAEWRCRVWQHETDHLNGVLITDRMGPGDRIATRRQLMELERAFKATRAGASSL
- the lgt gene encoding Prolipoprotein diacylglyceryl transferase; the encoded protein is MMPVVFKFLGFSVPGYGLMLTLGFLLGIWWAVKRAERSGANPDVILNCGFIGLIGGIVGCRAMYVIHYWDHYMIFPTWQRRLWEILDVSKGGLEFYGGFLLATVGVLYYFWRWKHSTRWYLDIIAPSVALGQAFGRVGCFLNGCCWGGVCTLPWTVQFPYGSNAMVEHWAAREPGTGLPQELIYFPQGIPNPISRESLAATPQELAAAEREQGKLDQKEVELRQKLKSATDPAEREELQTKLDALSFAGKFGDVRHNMKKYGLTIEQMRALAAPHTSSTVHPAQLYATAGLVLLAFALNELYKRRTRDGQVICALFLVEPTSRWLLETVRVDNPKDVFGIFTISQFLAICFTAIAVICLIALRSLPPRAPTARLFEPEPEPVVAKVAAKAAAKK
- the panC gene encoding Pantoate-beta-alanine ligase, translated to MCSAGTMNELRTIHDTRACIDAARRAERRIGFVPTMGALHRGHVSLIDAAERDGAFVVVSIFVNPLQFGPGEDFARYPRDEQGDLGICRAARVDAVFLPSVEDMYPPGAVTVIHVAKLTDTLCGPFRPGHFDGVATVVAKLLNIVRPDAAYFGEKDAQQLAVIRQMVRDLDMPVDVIGCPIVREADGLALSSRNAYLSEDERRRATAISRALQAARTEIAAGERRADALERHMAAVVTAVRPTAVDYLSVVDAETLQPVEHVERAVLIAAAVRFGATRLIDNIRVDPREAGA